In one window of Apis mellifera strain DH4 linkage group LG12, Amel_HAv3.1, whole genome shotgun sequence DNA:
- the LOC726247 gene encoding protein vestigial isoform X4, with amino-acid sequence MDADAWRRYALNGGPSSKDVLNVHQRPLGQICPTGGSVPQGQQSSAGSVGSAPSPASPRPTPQPRPPVASTASQPSRTLDDDRSTDAVGTGTAAEDSDDGESIAQYVSTNCVVFTHYRGDAASEVEEHFQRALAHDKPKENISPMFMRNFPPSFWKSQHPGEVYECPTDPWHPHYPQYHHRAVHEYHHHNMATVTSYGGLLLGGARGLGHHAAHHAHSAASYKDWPSATPSQSFVDASSAPSYPHGYYAPLSGLESQVQDSKDLYWF; translated from the exons ATGGACGCCGACGCCTGGCGTCGGTATGCGCTCAATGGAGGCCCCTCTTCTAAGGACGTG TTGAACGTTCACCAAAGACCATTGGGGCAAATTTGTCCAACTGGTGGAAGTGTTCCACAAGGGCAGCAGAGCAGCGCAGGTTCCGTCGGCTCGGCACCTAGTCCGGCATCGCCAAGACCAACTCCTCAACCACGGCCACCCGTTGCATCGACCGCTTCGCAACCCTCGAGAACGTTGGACGATGACAGATCGACGGACG CTGTAGGTACTGGGACCGCAGCGGAAGATTCCGACGATGGCGAGAGCATAGCGCAATACGTGAGCACAAATTGCGTCGTCTTCACCCATTATCGAGGGGATGCCGCGTCCGAAGTGGAGGAACACTTTCAAAGGGCATTAGCGCACGACAAACCGAAAG AAAATATCTCCCCTATGTTCATGAGGAACTTCCCCCCTTCCTTCTGGAAGAGTCAGCATCCTGGTGAAGTCTACGAGTGTCCAACGGATCCATGGCATCCGCATTATCCACAATATCACCACAG GGCTGTGCACGAGTACCATCACCATAACATGGCGACCGTGACGAGTTACGGCGGTTTGCTTTTGGGTGGTGCGCGAGGACTCGGCCACCATGCGGCGCACCACGCGCACTCCGCGGCCTCCTACAAGGACTGGCCGTCGGCGACGCCGTCGCAGTCGTTCGTCGACGCTTCCTCCGCACCCTCTTACCCGCACGGCTATTATGCACCCCTCTCTG